The following proteins are co-located in the uncultured Propionivibrio sp. genome:
- a CDS encoding sensor domain-containing diguanylate cyclase: MPTRAQLLDIIHFQSELARIGLDLGEVMTHVVDRVISFTKAEGAAIELAEDGDMVYRATSGIAKKYLGLRLKQSDSISGQCVELGETLYCADSESDPRVNRQACRTIGLRSMVVVPLKYHERTVGILKAMSTRVNGFGRRDRTLLELLSEVIGASIHFAVEFGGKDLFYKATHDGLTDLANRSLFMDRLRNVLTRCQREQGKAAVAVIDMDGLKQVNDTFGHRSGDAVIREFAARIKRVSRQSDTVARIGGDEFAMILTPIELPVGPRVFLERFDRETATPFFFEERQFSLRGSVGVAVYPDDGGSLDSLIESADRRMYAAKKAAYARLGG; this comes from the coding sequence ATGCCGACCAGAGCGCAACTTCTCGATATCATTCACTTCCAGAGCGAACTGGCCAGGATCGGGCTGGATCTGGGGGAGGTGATGACGCACGTCGTCGACCGGGTCATTTCCTTTACCAAAGCCGAGGGGGCTGCGATCGAACTCGCTGAAGACGGCGACATGGTCTATCGCGCGACTTCGGGCATTGCCAAGAAGTACCTGGGGCTTCGCCTCAAGCAGTCCGACAGTATCTCCGGCCAGTGTGTCGAGCTCGGCGAAACGCTCTATTGCGCCGACAGCGAAAGTGATCCGCGAGTGAATCGTCAGGCCTGCCGTACCATCGGCTTGCGCTCGATGGTCGTCGTGCCGCTCAAATATCACGAGCGCACGGTCGGGATTCTCAAGGCAATGTCGACGCGGGTGAACGGTTTCGGGCGTCGTGACCGGACGCTGCTTGAACTGCTCTCGGAGGTGATCGGTGCGTCGATTCATTTTGCCGTCGAGTTCGGCGGCAAGGACCTGTTTTACAAGGCGACGCACGATGGGTTGACCGATCTCGCCAACCGCTCGCTGTTCATGGATCGACTGCGCAACGTCTTGACGCGCTGCCAGCGCGAGCAGGGCAAGGCAGCGGTTGCGGTGATCGACATGGATGGTCTGAAACAGGTCAATGACACCTTCGGACATCGCTCTGGCGATGCGGTGATTCGCGAATTCGCGGCGCGGATCAAGCGGGTGTCGCGCCAGTCGGACACTGTTGCCCGGATTGGTGGCGACGAGTTCGCGATGATCCTGACACCGATCGAACTGCCGGTCGGACCGCGGGTGTTTCTGGAGCGTTTCGACCGGGAGACGGCAACGCCCTTCTTTTTCGAGGAACGCCAGTTTTCCCTGCGCGGCAGTGTCGGTGTCGCCGTGTATCCCGATGACGGCGGTTCGCTCGACAGCCTGATCGAGTCAGCCGACCGGCGCATGTACGCGGCGAAGAAGGCGGCGTACGCGCGGTTGGGCGGGTGA
- a CDS encoding MBL fold metallo-hydrolase → MQLSRRGFLRTGVVLTGGVMLGGLSACAGTAPRAQSLMPGVTRVDLGGGVTLTAISDGYGSRAIDAAFVRNAALSEVQAALAEAGLPTGRLAIPYTVQIVDIGGQRVLFDTGNGEFGAATAGKVLENMTRAGIDPASVTAVVISHFHGDHINGLRNKAGQLVYPNAKVFVPAPEWAWWMDDARMASAPAAMKGAYAAPRRVFGPMAANVVRFEPGADVLPGIASVAAYGHTPGHTAFIVAGGYRKLMLWGDNTNVAALFVRHPEWSVAFDLDPEAARATRRRLAEQVLTQRLLLAGYHLPGAAVGTLARRGDGYDFMPLPL, encoded by the coding sequence ATGCAATTGTCACGTCGCGGTTTTTTGAGGACGGGTGTTGTGCTGACCGGTGGCGTCATGCTCGGCGGCCTGAGTGCGTGTGCCGGAACGGCGCCGCGGGCGCAGTCGCTCATGCCTGGCGTGACGCGGGTCGATCTCGGCGGCGGCGTGACGCTGACCGCGATCTCGGACGGTTATGGCAGCCGTGCCATCGATGCCGCCTTCGTGCGCAACGCCGCGCTGAGCGAGGTGCAGGCGGCGCTTGCCGAGGCCGGTTTGCCGACCGGTCGGCTGGCGATTCCCTACACCGTTCAAATCGTCGATATCGGCGGGCAGCGCGTGCTCTTCGATACCGGCAACGGCGAGTTCGGCGCGGCGACCGCCGGCAAGGTGCTCGAGAACATGACGCGCGCCGGCATCGATCCGGCGTCGGTGACGGCGGTCGTCATTTCGCATTTTCATGGCGATCACATCAATGGCCTGCGCAACAAGGCCGGGCAGCTTGTCTATCCGAACGCGAAGGTGTTCGTGCCGGCGCCGGAATGGGCTTGGTGGATGGATGACGCCCGCATGGCGTCGGCGCCGGCGGCAATGAAGGGCGCGTATGCCGCGCCGCGGCGCGTGTTCGGCCCGATGGCCGCGAACGTCGTGCGTTTCGAGCCGGGGGCCGACGTATTGCCGGGCATCGCGTCGGTCGCTGCCTACGGGCATACCCCGGGGCATACCGCTTTCATTGTTGCGGGAGGGTATCGAAAGCTGATGCTCTGGGGCGATAATACCAATGTCGCCGCGCTGTTCGTGCGCCATCCCGAGTGGTCGGTGGCGTTCGATCTCGATCCGGAGGCGGCGCGGGCGACGCGTCGGCGTTTGGCCGAACAGGTGCTGACGCAGCGTCTGTTGCTGGCCGGTTATCATCTGCCGGGGGCGGCGGTCGGCACCCTGGCGCGGCGAGGTGACGGTTACGATTTCATGCCGCTACCCTTGTGA